Part of the Sulfobacillus acidophilus DSM 10332 genome, CGGTGACCAATACCCCGTCGTCGGACGTCTTTAACCGAGATTCCGCCACCCGGACGGCGTCCGTCAACTCCTCGGCCACCACCGGCTGAAACGATGCGGGTACGTACGCCCTAAGCCGATCCGGATCAGTCCCGCGATCGCCGGGTACCCGGGTAAGCACGACACTAAAAACATGGGGCAATAACGCCTTAATCATGGCTTCGCCCGGCTTATCGGAGAGTACGGCAAACACCACGTGCCAGCGAATGCGATTCCAGGGCGGCTGCCGAAGCGTGTCGACGACCCCGTGAATCCCATGCAAATTATGGGCGCCGTCGACAACCCAATACGGTTGTCGCCGAATCACCTGGAATCGACCCGGCCAACTGACGGCGGCTAAAGCCGTACGGGCTTTTTCGAGGTCCGGCATCCACCCCAGTCGGTGGAGCTCGAGAATCGCCGTCCACGCCGTAGCGAGATTGTTTTTTTGGTACGCCCCCAAAAGCGGCACCCGCACCTCGCCCCAGGTCGGATCCTCGAGCACGGCTCCCCGGCTGTCCATGGTGGCGGAATCGACGGCTTCCACGACCGGCACGCCCCGTTCCCCGGCAATGGCTAAAATCGTCTCCCGCGCCGACGGATAGGTTTGTGCTGCCAGCACCAGACGGCTTCCCGGTTTCACGATCCCCGCTTTTTCGCCCGCAATCGCCTCAATCGTGTGGCCTAAGCGATCCATATGATCGTAGGCAATCGGCGTAATGATCGACAAAAGCGGCGGCGGCACCGCATTCGTCGCATCCAACCGTCCCCCCAGCCCCACTTCCACCACCGCAATATCCACTGCCAAGCGGGCAAACGCCAAAAATGCGAGGCCGGTCACCGCCTCAAAAAACGTCGGTGGCTCGTCCATCTCACGGCCGAGCGCTTCAATCTCTTCTCCCCATTGATCCCATAACAAGGGGTCCAACGGTACCCGGTTAATCATGACCCGTTCGTTGATGTGGCCTAGATCCGGCGACGTCGTCAGGCCGACCCGGTAGCCTTGCGCCATTAGCGCTTGACTGACCATGGCAGCCACCGACCCTTTGCCGTTGGTCCCGGCAATATGAATAACCGGGTATTTCCGTTCCGGATGTCCGAGACGCTCCAGCAATGCCGTAATGCGGGCGAGTCCAGGCCGCATTTGGGAACGTTCGACGCCATGCCACCATTCGTCTTTCACGCCAAGGCTTCCCACCTTTCGCGTAATCGCTCGAGTCGTGCCTCTAGTTCCTCCGCCTGTTGCCGCGTCTTATCGACTACCTCTTGAGGCGCCCGGGCCACAAAATTTCCGTCCGCCAACCGCTTCTGAATCCGCTCAAGTTCCCGTTCCGTATCGTCTAACGCTTTTCGGGTCCGTTCCCGTTCTCGTTGAATATCGACTAATCCCGCCAACGGCAAGTAAACCGCCCCACCGAGAG contains:
- a CDS encoding FolC bifunctional protein (PFAM: Mur ligase family, glutamate ligase domain; Mur ligase middle domain~TIGRFAM: folylpolyglutamate synthase/dihydrofolate synthase~COGs: COG0285 Folylpolyglutamate synthase~InterPro IPR001645:IPR013221:IPR004101~KEGG: mxa:MXAN_2705 tetrahydrofolylpolyglutamate synthase/dihydrofolate synthase~PFAM: Mur ligase, central; Mur ligase, C-terminal~PRIAM: Tetrahydrofolate synthase~SPTR: Tetrahydrofolylpolyglutamate synthase/dihydrofolate synthase;~TIGRFAM: Folylpolyglutamate synthetase), which gives rise to MKDEWWHGVERSQMRPGLARITALLERLGHPERKYPVIHIAGTNGKGSVAAMVSQALMAQGYRVGLTTSPDLGHINERVMINRVPLDPLLWDQWGEEIEALGREMDEPPTFFEAVTGLAFLAFARLAVDIAVVEVGLGGRLDATNAVPPPLLSIITPIAYDHMDRLGHTIEAIAGEKAGIVKPGSRLVLAAQTYPSARETILAIAGERGVPVVEAVDSATMDSRGAVLEDPTWGEVRVPLLGAYQKNNLATAWTAILELHRLGWMPDLEKARTALAAVSWPGRFQVIRRQPYWVVDGAHNLHGIHGVVDTLRQPPWNRIRWHVVFAVLSDKPGEAMIKALLPHVFSVVLTRVPGDRGTDPDRLRAYVPASFQPVVAEELTDAVRVAESRLKTSDDGVLVTGSLALLMHLARLGLWQDVPH